In one Streptomyces sp. NBC_01288 genomic region, the following are encoded:
- a CDS encoding aldo/keto reductase — MRARPLGRTSVQVGTLGFGAAPIGNLHSPIGDSQARATLDAAWAAGVRYYDTAPHYGLGLSERRLGDALAHRPRAEFTVSTKVGRLLEPNPAPTGSDLTAGGFAVPDTLVRRPDYSRDGVLRSLEGSLKRLRLDHVDIAYVHDPDDHLDAALAHALPALTALRDQGVIGAVGVGANTVAPLLRVVAEAEVDAVMVAGRWTLLDRTARPLLDACAGRGVAVVAAAPFNSGLLSRPYPPSDATFDYGPASESVLRRARLLAEASGRHGTALPHAALRFPLRDPGVACVVAGFRTPEEVVSAARWVATELTEEAWLDLDTAAARAAEVPPS, encoded by the coding sequence GTGAGGGCACGCCCACTCGGCCGTACGAGCGTCCAGGTCGGCACGCTGGGATTCGGTGCCGCCCCCATCGGCAATCTCCACAGCCCGATCGGCGACTCGCAGGCGCGGGCCACCCTCGATGCCGCCTGGGCCGCGGGGGTGCGCTACTACGACACCGCCCCGCACTACGGCCTCGGACTGTCCGAACGGCGGCTCGGCGACGCCCTCGCGCACCGCCCACGGGCGGAGTTCACCGTCTCCACCAAGGTCGGCCGGCTGCTGGAACCCAACCCGGCACCCACCGGATCCGACCTGACGGCAGGCGGCTTCGCCGTACCCGACACGCTGGTCCGCCGCCCCGACTACTCACGGGACGGCGTGCTGCGAAGCCTCGAAGGCAGCCTGAAACGCCTGCGGTTGGACCATGTGGACATCGCCTACGTCCATGATCCCGACGATCACCTGGACGCTGCCCTCGCCCATGCGCTGCCGGCGTTGACCGCGCTGCGCGACCAAGGTGTCATCGGCGCCGTCGGTGTCGGCGCGAACACGGTCGCCCCGCTGCTGCGTGTCGTCGCGGAGGCGGAGGTCGACGCCGTGATGGTGGCCGGGCGGTGGACTCTTCTCGACCGTACCGCGCGTCCCTTGCTGGACGCGTGCGCCGGGCGTGGGGTCGCGGTGGTGGCCGCCGCCCCGTTCAACTCCGGTCTGCTCAGCCGTCCTTACCCTCCGAGTGACGCCACCTTCGACTACGGGCCCGCCTCGGAATCGGTACTGCGTCGGGCTCGGCTTCTCGCCGAGGCGTCCGGTCGGCACGGCACCGCACTCCCGCACGCCGCCCTGCGTTTTCCGCTGCGCGACCCCGGCGTGGCCTGCGTGGTCGCGGGTTTCCGCACCCCGGAGGAGGTCGTGTCCGCCGCCCGCTGGGTGGCCACCGAACTGACCGAGGAAGCATGGCTGGACCTCGACACGGCAGCCGCGCGGGCGGCGGAAGTTCCGCCCTCATAA
- a CDS encoding FadR/GntR family transcriptional regulator — MGDSTPAYRPGYELVAEQLLEYIAQQNLRPGDRLPTEQGLAQILGASRNVTREAVKVLAAIGRLTVRRGAGIFVAASVGGLLDDELSHFRPTGMEDVRMLLDYRKVIESETARRAASHATPIEVRAIRESAESSLTAATMNDVDTFAKADAAFHDSVGAASHNVFLRASVAGVRRLAAQSDVLLFHGDVPGSLEVAAHQHVAIAEAVAAGAADLAERLMVEHIGTTQSQFENKIRGRLFSTDAHPAPEGPPGRSQ; from the coding sequence TTGGGTGACTCAACACCGGCCTACCGTCCGGGGTACGAACTGGTCGCGGAACAACTGCTGGAGTACATCGCCCAGCAGAACCTGCGACCCGGTGACCGTCTCCCCACGGAGCAGGGCCTGGCCCAGATCCTGGGAGCGTCCCGCAATGTCACCCGCGAGGCCGTGAAGGTGCTGGCCGCCATCGGCCGGCTCACGGTGCGGCGGGGCGCCGGCATCTTCGTCGCCGCCTCGGTCGGCGGACTGCTGGACGACGAACTCTCGCACTTCCGGCCGACCGGCATGGAAGACGTCCGCATGCTCCTGGACTACCGCAAGGTGATCGAGTCGGAGACAGCACGCCGTGCCGCCTCCCACGCCACACCGATCGAGGTCCGGGCCATCCGGGAGAGCGCGGAGAGTTCCCTGACGGCGGCCACGATGAACGACGTGGACACCTTCGCCAAGGCGGACGCGGCCTTCCACGACTCGGTGGGCGCCGCCTCGCACAACGTGTTCCTGCGGGCGAGCGTCGCCGGCGTGCGCCGCCTGGCGGCCCAGTCCGACGTGCTGCTCTTCCACGGTGACGTGCCCGGATCGCTGGAGGTCGCCGCACATCAGCATGTGGCCATAGCGGAGGCGGTCGCCGCGGGGGCGGCCGATCTCGCCGAGCGGCTGATGGTGGAACACATCGGCACCACGCAGAGCCAGTTCGAGAACAAGATTCGCGGCCGGCTGTTCAGTACCGACGCTCACCCGGCCCCCGAGGGACCTCCGGGGCGCTCTCAATAG
- a CDS encoding discoidin domain-containing protein has translation MRRSFTAVCSAAVVAALLNAVPAHAAPRSPDLDVYVSPTGRDVGSGTATHPFKTLDHARDYVRDVKQKAKGDIHVRLLSGTYRLSRTFALTARDSGRDGHRIFYEAAPGAHPVISGGKQVTGWTPADSAGKVYKAKVGAIDTRQLYVDGELETRARSGKNPAGFSQTSTGYAFTDSGLNAYKRPSDLEVVSSWGWKLMRCPVQSIADNKMTMQQPCWHNAHLQQGQEIQNPTWLENARELLDTPGEWYLDKGAGEIYYMPKSGQNLSTSTVTVPLVQDLVDLDGTRTAPVSDVSFQGITFSDSTWLAPSSSEGLIEGQAGFRMVGNDPTFDATRLKWQKTPGAVNVSHGHGIGFEGNTFTHLGAVGLNLNTGTQGTDITGNVFRQIAATGIQIGGVEVIDAHPDDPRDITKDTRVADNVVTKVADQYNGSIGILAGYTDHTTITHNKVYDLPYTGISVGWGWGLTDQGGDTNYPGNLGVPIWDTPTTSRDTEVTDNEIYDIMKSQADGGAIYTLSSNPGGVVSGNYIHGTPPPAYGAIYHDEGSRYWTNTGNALCDVAYQWLFLNHGMDIDATGNFTTQPAYSTQANSTGSTITGNTTVDSCAQLPASIVNNAGLQASYRHLDPDPAVPDHQAPSRPGTPSAVTAFPTIADLTWPASTDDTAVTGYSVYRDGKLVSATGKTSVRLPGLTAGKTYSFKVTARDAAGNESQPSQTVTVTMPSGSDLALKKPITASSYSEANIPEKAVDGDLSTRWAQGLGLPDPSWIQVDLGASYDVNGAITTFEKASGYKYRIEVSPDEVHWKTLADRTAANTTAATDYAHTDTPVAGRFVRLTVTGSNWNGGSIYDFQVYGTPRTVTDHTAPTAPGQPTVKPLLPGLVDVSWPAATDDTGVTSYVVYQDGKRIAVTDATTLRVSGLTAATSYSFTVVARDEALNASAPSKAAVVTTPADDDLALNRTATASSQSEGYAPAKAVDGDLSTRWAQGLGLPDPSWLQVDLGKDTAVSTVVTTFELPSGYKYRLEYSTDGQNWSTFEDHTAESTTARTDYAFADTPVTARFLRLTVTGSSGNGGSVYALQAYGGF, from the coding sequence CTGCGAAGAAGTTTCACGGCCGTCTGCTCGGCAGCCGTCGTGGCAGCCCTGCTGAACGCCGTGCCGGCCCACGCGGCTCCCAGGTCGCCGGACCTCGATGTCTATGTCTCCCCGACCGGCCGGGACGTTGGCTCCGGTACCGCCACCCACCCCTTCAAGACCCTCGACCACGCGCGGGACTACGTACGCGACGTCAAGCAGAAGGCCAAGGGCGACATCCATGTCCGGCTCCTGTCCGGCACCTACCGGCTCAGCCGCACCTTCGCCCTGACCGCCCGGGACTCCGGCCGCGACGGACACCGGATCTTCTACGAGGCCGCGCCCGGCGCGCACCCGGTGATCAGCGGGGGAAAGCAGGTCACCGGCTGGACCCCGGCCGACTCGGCAGGGAAGGTCTACAAGGCCAAGGTGGGTGCCATCGACACCCGACAGCTGTACGTGGACGGCGAGTTGGAGACCCGGGCGCGCAGCGGCAAGAACCCCGCCGGGTTCAGCCAGACGTCCACCGGCTACGCCTTCACGGACTCCGGTCTCAACGCGTACAAGCGTCCCTCGGACCTGGAGGTCGTCAGCTCCTGGGGCTGGAAGCTGATGCGCTGCCCCGTGCAGTCGATCGCCGACAACAAGATGACGATGCAGCAGCCCTGTTGGCACAACGCGCATCTTCAGCAGGGTCAGGAGATCCAGAATCCGACCTGGCTGGAGAACGCCCGCGAGCTGCTGGACACCCCCGGTGAGTGGTACCTGGACAAGGGCGCGGGCGAGATCTACTACATGCCCAAGTCCGGCCAGAACCTGTCCACTTCGACAGTCACCGTGCCGCTCGTGCAGGACCTGGTGGACCTCGACGGCACCAGGACCGCCCCGGTGAGCGACGTGTCGTTCCAGGGCATCACCTTCTCCGACTCCACCTGGCTCGCGCCCAGTTCCTCCGAAGGCCTTATCGAGGGCCAGGCCGGTTTCCGGATGGTCGGCAACGACCCGACCTTCGACGCGACCCGCCTGAAGTGGCAGAAGACACCGGGTGCCGTCAATGTCAGCCACGGCCACGGCATCGGCTTCGAGGGCAACACCTTCACCCATCTCGGCGCGGTGGGGCTGAACTTGAACACCGGTACCCAGGGCACCGACATCACGGGCAACGTCTTCCGCCAGATCGCCGCCACCGGCATCCAGATCGGCGGGGTCGAGGTGATCGACGCCCACCCCGACGACCCCCGCGACATCACCAAGGACACCAGGGTCGCCGACAACGTGGTCACCAAGGTCGCCGACCAGTACAACGGCTCCATCGGCATCCTGGCCGGCTACACCGACCACACCACCATCACCCACAACAAGGTCTACGACCTGCCGTACACCGGCATATCCGTCGGCTGGGGCTGGGGCCTCACCGACCAGGGCGGCGACACCAACTACCCCGGGAATCTGGGCGTTCCGATCTGGGACACCCCCACGACCAGCCGCGACACCGAGGTCACCGACAACGAGATCTACGACATCATGAAGTCGCAGGCCGACGGCGGTGCCATCTACACGCTGAGCTCCAACCCCGGCGGTGTGGTGTCCGGCAACTACATCCACGGCACACCGCCGCCCGCCTACGGCGCGATCTACCACGACGAGGGCAGCCGGTACTGGACGAACACCGGCAACGCCCTGTGCGACGTCGCCTACCAGTGGCTGTTCCTCAACCACGGCATGGACATCGACGCCACCGGCAACTTCACCACCCAGCCCGCCTACTCCACCCAGGCCAACAGCACGGGCAGCACCATCACCGGCAACACCACGGTGGATTCCTGCGCCCAGCTGCCGGCTTCCATCGTCAACAACGCGGGCCTGCAAGCGAGTTACCGCCACCTCGACCCGGACCCCGCCGTCCCCGACCACCAGGCGCCCAGCAGGCCCGGCACGCCGAGCGCGGTCACCGCCTTCCCGACGATCGCGGATCTCACCTGGCCCGCGTCCACCGACGACACCGCGGTCACGGGCTACTCCGTCTACCGCGACGGCAAGCTGGTCAGCGCCACCGGCAAGACCTCGGTGCGCCTCCCGGGCCTGACCGCCGGGAAGACGTACTCCTTCAAGGTCACCGCCCGTGACGCCGCCGGCAACGAGTCCCAGCCCAGCCAGACGGTCACGGTCACCATGCCGTCCGGCTCCGACCTCGCCCTCAAGAAGCCCATCACCGCCTCGTCGTACTCGGAGGCCAACATCCCGGAGAAGGCGGTCGACGGAGACCTCTCCACCCGCTGGGCCCAGGGCCTGGGCCTGCCCGACCCCTCCTGGATCCAGGTCGACCTCGGAGCGTCGTACGACGTGAACGGCGCGATCACGACCTTCGAGAAGGCCAGCGGCTACAAGTACCGCATCGAGGTCTCCCCCGACGAGGTCCACTGGAAGACCCTCGCGGACCGCACCGCCGCGAACACCACGGCGGCGACCGACTACGCCCACACGGACACCCCGGTCGCGGGCCGCTTCGTACGACTGACCGTCACCGGCTCCAACTGGAACGGCGGCAGCATCTACGACTTCCAGGTCTACGGCACTCCCAGGACCGTCACGGACCACACCGCCCCGACCGCCCCCGGACAGCCCACGGTCAAGCCGCTGCTGCCCGGCCTGGTCGATGTCAGCTGGCCCGCGGCCACCGACGACACCGGCGTGACCAGCTACGTCGTCTACCAGGACGGCAAGCGGATCGCTGTCACCGACGCCACGACCCTGCGGGTCTCCGGCCTGACCGCCGCCACGTCGTACTCCTTCACCGTCGTGGCACGCGACGAGGCGCTGAACGCCTCCGCCCCCAGCAAGGCAGCGGTCGTCACCACCCCGGCCGACGACGACCTGGCCCTGAACAGGACGGCGACCGCGTCCTCCCAGTCGGAGGGCTACGCCCCGGCGAAGGCGGTCGACGGCGACCTCTCCACCCGCTGGGCGCAGGGCCTGGGACTGCCCGACCCGTCCTGGCTCCAGGTCGACCTCGGCAAGGACACCGCCGTCTCCACCGTGGTCACCACCTTCGAGTTGCCCAGCGGCTACAAGTACCGCCTGGAGTACTCCACCGACGGCCAGAACTGGTCGACGTTCGAGGACCACACAGCCGAGAGCACCACCGCGCGGACCGACTACGCCTTCGCCGACACCCCCGTCACCGCACGCTTCCTGCGCTTGACCGTCACCGGTTCCAGCGGCAACGGCGGCAGCGTCTACGCGCTCCAGGCGTACGGCGGCTTCTGA